The window GAATTGGACTGCGCGGTTATGCTCAAATTGACCCTATTGTGGCATACAAAAAAGAGGGTCGGGAGATGTTCGAAAAGCTTTTGGCTAATATTTGGGGTACCCTGGGCGAGCGCTTTTCCAAAATTAATATCACATCAGAAGTCTCCCCCTCACCACAATCTACCCAATCCCCCCTATCTTCTCAAAGTTTAGTTTATCAACACGCCTCTCCAGAACTCGGCGTTGCCGACGAAGCGCGCGAAATAGCCCAAGCTCAATCCCAAAAACCCAAAGACGAGGAAGGTCAAAAAATTGGGCGCAATGACTTATGCCCCTGTGGAAGTGGCAAAAAATACAAACGCTGTCACGGCAAGCAGAAATAGGGATTATCCCAAATTTGGGATAATCCCTAATCTTGTCTCTATTCCGCAGGTGCCTCGCCGTAAATGATTACTTTTGTCCCAGGGTTTTCTGGGGTTGCTCTTGTTCCCCATTCTCCTTCTTTTAGTTCTGGGTTTGCCCAATAAAACAATTGCTCTACTTCTTCTGTCTTCATATTAATACACCCATGACTCATAGGATGACCAAAGTTGCTATGCCAATAGGTTCCGTGAATTCCGTATCCTCTCTCTTTTGGCACCTCATTATTGTAAAAATACATCGTGTAGGGAACATTCGGTAGATAGTAATAGGTATGCAAGGCCTTGGAGCCACCTGCCATAAGAGTATATCTAAGCTTAATCCAAATAGTAAATTCCCCAGTTGGGGTCCTTCCCCACTTTCCTGACGAAATTAAAAAATCGTAAACCTTCTCTTCTCCTTCGTAGGCATAAATCCTTTGATTCGTAAGATCTATTTCTAGTCTTTTATCGGAACTTGTCGCGCCAAGTACAGTTGTGGTGGGTTGGGATGTTGCTAGACGAGGCGTTGAGACTTTAACCCCATGAAAAACCCCCATTATTTGAGAGGTATCGTACATCCCAGTTAATTTTGTCAAGGAAAGAGGATTTTGCAAGTTTCTAGTAAGTTTAAAAAACGCCAAGAGGAGAGTAGCAACAATTAATAGAGAAAGTAAAAGTTTAAACCGCATAATGTTTCTATCATGGGTTAAACGAGCAATAATTTCAAGAGCTTTTTTGGGGCTTGTTATCTCTTGGAGTATTGCGGAGCCTTTCGAGCCTTGCGTAAAAAAACCTTTTTGCTTTCGACTTCTCTGGAATCTCGGGTTAGTAAACCTGCAACTCGCAATTTTGCCCTAAATTCTTCGTTGTAGACCAGTAATGCCCGAGAAATTCCCAATACTACAGCGTCAATAAATCCAGTTTTTCCGCCACCTCTAACCTTTATTGACCCCGAAAATTTGGCTGCGGGGTGAGAAACTCCCACAATATGAAAAGGTTTTTGCCACAACAGCTTGTCGGCGTCTTTAGTAAAAAAATCGCCAATAGGTTTGTCATTAACCGTAATATCGCCTTTTTCATCATACAACCAAACCCTAGCAACGGATCTTTTTCTGCGACCCAACCCCATAAATATTTTAGTTTTGCTTTTAGGTTGTTTTACTTCTTCTGTTTTTACAATATCTACCTTATCTACCTTATCGGATTTTGAAGATTTTAGAGGTTTTTTTGTTTTTTCCACAATCCCTTTATTTACCTTACTGATCTTCTTTTTCTTATTTATCTTATTTACCTTATTTGTTTTTTCCATAGATTACTGTTTAACTATTGCTTTTACCTGCCCTTCGTGCGGGTGCTTATCCCCAGCATAAATATATAAATTAGCCAACCACACTTTTCGCAGATTATTCCGCGGAAGCATTCCCGCCACCGCCCTTCT is drawn from Patescibacteria group bacterium and contains these coding sequences:
- a CDS encoding L,D-transpeptidase; the protein is MRFKLLLSLLIVATLLLAFFKLTRNLQNPLSLTKLTGMYDTSQIMGVFHGVKVSTPRLATSQPTTTVLGATSSDKRLEIDLTNQRIYAYEGEEKVYDFLISSGKWGRTPTGEFTIWIKLRYTLMAGGSKALHTYYYLPNVPYTMYFYNNEVPKERGYGIHGTYWHSNFGHPMSHGCINMKTEEVEQLFYWANPELKEGEWGTRATPENPGTKVIIYGEAPAE
- the rpsI gene encoding 30S ribosomal protein S9, with the translated sequence MGLGRRKRSVARVWLYDEKGDITVNDKPIGDFFTKDADKLLWQKPFHIVGVSHPAAKFSGSIKVRGGGKTGFIDAVVLGISRALLVYNEEFRAKLRVAGLLTRDSREVESKKVFLRKARKAPQYSKR